One segment of Solanum lycopersicum chromosome 1, SLM_r2.1 DNA contains the following:
- the LOC101256330 gene encoding eukaryotic translation initiation factor 4B3: MAATVSAWAKPGAWALDSEENELELQKEESVKVENHSNGGGAGGLADFPSLAAAATTKTKKKKPQTLSLQEFSTYSAAKQSQTAAAASTKGLTPEEVLMLPTGPRERTAEELDQSRLGGGFRSYGYDRQGGRGSSDDSRRQGGFRRDTDREIAPSRADETDDWGAAKKTSAGNGFERRGERGERGGFFSDSQSKADESDNWGANKAFVPSSGRRFDRRVSFGSNGSDSDSDRWTKRKEEEGGRRFASGGGAFDSLRERRGGYDSNGGVDSENWGKKREENGVSAGGGRPKLNLQPRTLPLSEGQQNGNEPVPAPVPAPVAKPKGTNPFGAARPREEVLKEKGRDWKEIDQKLESLKVKEASESSDGAPIPKKAWGSPNGKLIFREDKTEKSWRKPELNEVPPSSAEETVNETAAESGGEPQI; the protein is encoded by the exons ATGGCGGCAACCGTGAGCGCGTGGGCAAAACCAGGCGCGTGGGCACTTGATTCGGAGGAGAACGAGTTGGAACTTCAAAAGGAAGAGTCGGTGAAGGTTGAAAATCACTCCAATGGCGGCGGTGCCGGTGGCCTTGCCGATTTTCCATCTTTGGCTGCTGCCGCCACCAccaaaacaaagaagaagaagccaCAAACCCTATCCCTTCAGGAGTTCAGCACTTATAGCGCTGCTAAGCAGTCACAAACTGCCGCCGCTGCGTCAACCAAAGGCCTGACACCGGAGGAAGTCTTGATGCTCCCCACCGGTCCTCGCGAGCGCACTGCGGAGGAACTTGACCAGTCTCGACTTGGTGGTGGTTTCAGATCGTACGGTTACGACAGGCAAGGGGGGAGGGGTTCGTCGGACGATTCTCGTAGGCAGGGAGGGTTCCGAAGAGATACCGATAGGGAAATTGCTCCCTCTCGTGCCGACGAGACTGATGATTGGGGTGCAGCTAAGAAAACATCGGCTGGTAATGGTTTTGAaagaagaggggagagaggtgAAAGGGGAGGTTTTTTCTCCGATTCCCAGTCTAAAGCTGATGAATCTGATAATTGGGGTGCGAATAAAGCTTTTGTACCCTCTTCTGGTCGAAGATTTGATAGGAGagtgagttttgggtcaaacGGTAGTGATTCTGATTCGGATCGGTGGACCAAAAGAAAGGAAGAGGAAGGAGGACGGAGATTTGCCTCTGGTGGTGGTGCATTCGACAGTTTAAGAGAAAGAAGAGGCGGTTACGATTCAAACGGTGGCGTGGATTCAGAAAATTGgggaaagaagagagaagagaacggAGTTTCTGCTGGTGGTGGTAGGCCAAAGTTGAATTTGCAACCAAGGACATTGCCATTGAGTGAAGGACAGCAGAACGGTAATGAGCCCGTGCCTGCTCCTGTCCCTGCCCCTGTGGCGAAGCCAAAAGGGACTAATCCATTTGGGGCAGCTAGGCCAAGAGAGGAGGTATTGAAGGAGAAGGGACGGGATTGGAAGGAGATTGACCAAAAGCTTGAGTCTTTGAAGGTAAAGGAGGCTTCTGAGTCCAGTGATGGTGCTCCAATCCCCAAGAAAGCTTGGGGGAGTCCTAACGGGAAGCTGATTTTTCGCGAGGACAAGACCGAGAAGAGTTGGAGGAAGCCTGAGCTGAATGAAGTTCCTCCTTCCAG TGCTGAGGAAACTGTAAATGAAACTGCTGCTGAGTCTGGTGGTGAGCCACAAATATGA
- the LOC101256630 gene encoding uncharacterized protein, whose product MDWSQKHYFTAFLIVATAIRGIHGYTMVSGTVFCDQCKDGQISLFDYPLNGINVAMACPDNNGQMTTWGEETTNWLGSFAMKFDGNPDLSSCVAQVTSSNEQGKRGCGTGGGPGKSPRLIFSMFDMNMYTIDPLISQPSDPMSFCPKFSYPQPHPNPVSPATPPSTLPYPPTPSMPHFPYLDASACPHQSWIMPEYRCYWKVINPDLKVGVVFGLIAARKYGTDMTLWEGMQGRGEPYKTLLREGTTALLNSYNSVQFPYHPLSVVQHMNWALMGSTQQVMHTALNFLRANSGNGRTTCKFNPCK is encoded by the exons ATGGATTGGTCACAAAAGCATTACTTTACAGCTTTTCTAATTGTTGCAACAGCCATTCGGGGAATTCATGGTTATACTATGGTCTCTGGAACTGTCTTCTGTGACCAATGCAAAGATGGCCAAATCTCTCTCTTTGATTATCCTCTAAATG GAATAAATGTAGCAATGGCATGCCCAGACAACAATGGACAAATGACAACATGGGGAGAAGAAACAACAAATTGGCTAGGAAGTTTTGCCATGAAGTTCGATGGAAATCCAGATTTGAGTAGCTGTGTTGCACAG GTTACAAGCAGTAATGAGCAAGGGAAAAGAGGATGTGGGACAGGAGGAGGACCAGGGAAGTCACCAAGATTAATATTTAGTATGTTTGATATGAATATGTACACAATTGATCCTTTGATTTCTCAGCCTTCAGATCCAATGTCTTTCTGTCCAAAATTTTCATACCCACAGCCACATCCTAACCCTGTTTCCCCAGCTACACCACCATCAACACTTCCATATCCACCTACTCCCTCAATGCCTCATTTCCCCTATTTGGATGCTTCAGCTTGCCCACATCA GAGCTGGATAATGCCAGAGTACCGCTGCTACTGGAAAGTAATAAATCCAGATTTAAAAGTAGGTGTTGTATTTGGCCTAATTGCAGCTAGAAAATATGGAACTGATATGACATTATGGGAGGGAATGCAAGGTAGAGGAGAACCTTATAAAACTTTGTTAAGAGAAGGGACAACTGCACTTTTGAATTCTTATAACAGTGTACAATTTCCATATCATCCATTGAGTGTTGTTCAACATATGAATTGGGCATTAATGGGATCAACTCAACAAGTTATGCATACAGCTTTGAATTTCTTGAGGGCTAATTCTGGAAATGGAAGAACTACTTGCAAGTTCAAtccttgcaagtga
- the LOC101257218 gene encoding probable amidase At4g34880, producing the protein MEGCSVFKIEETSIKEIHQAFAQGKLTARELVDFYLHQIETLNPLLRGIIEVNPEAQNLADEADRHRVNSTGTGSFLGELHGIPVLLKDTFGTKDKLNTTAGSYALLGSQVPRDAGVVEKLRNAGAIILGKASMSEWYKFRSLSGVPNGWCARSGQGVNPYCPSGSPCGSSSGCAISVAANMAAVSLGTETHCSIICPADHNSVVGLKPTVGLTSRAGIIPMTPLWDTVGPICRNVTDAVYMLDVIVGSDPRDEVTAEAAKYIPEDGYKQFLTEDGLKGKRIGIVKHPFVEMIHGATEKSAFEHHLDLLRQEGAILVDKLSILHIEEIMDSNNSGEALVMMVEFKSSINAYLKELITSPVRSLADIIAFNERNSELEKLAEFDQHTFIEAEKRDGYGEEEKKVMDKLKNFSQNGFEKMMKDHKLDAMVVPGSRASPVFAIGGYPAITVPAGYESDGMPFGICFGGLKGTEPKLIEIAYAFEQSSKVRRPPSVI; encoded by the exons ATGGAAGGCTGCTCGGTTTTTAAGATTGAAGAAACCAGCATTAAGGAAATCCATCAAGCATTTGCTCAAGGCAAACTCACCGCAAGAGAACTAGTCGACTTTTACCTTCACCAAATCGAAACCCTAAATCCGCTGCTTCGCGGGATTATCGAGGTGAACCCGGAGGCCCAAAATCTagctgatgaggctgacagacACAGAGTGAACAGTACTGGAACTGGAAGTTTTTTAGGGGAGTTACATGGAATCCCTGTGCTTCTCAAGGATACATTTGGGACGAAGGATAAGTTGAATACTACTGCGGGTTCATATGCTCTGCTGGGATCTCAAGTGCCGCGAGATGCTGGAGTGGTAGAGAAATTGAGAAATGCAGGTGCTATTATTTTGGGAAAAGCAAGTATGAGTGAATGGTACAAGTTTCGTTCTCTCAGTGGAGTTCCTAATGGATGGTGTGCTCGATCTGGACAAGGAGTG AATCCTTATTGCCCTTCTGGATCACCATGTGGATCAAGTAGTGGCTGTGCAATATCGGTTGCTGCAAATATGGCAGCAGTCTCTCTTGGGACTGAAACTCACTGCTCCATCATCTGTCCAGCGGATCATAATTCAGTTGTAGGGCTGAAACCTACTGTTGGGCTCACAAGTCGGGCTGGGATCATACCAATGACGCCCCTCTGGGACACTGTTGG GCCTATATGCAGGAATGTTACAGATGCAGTTTACATGCTTGATGTAATTGTTGGATCAGATCCAAGAGATGAAGTCACCGCGGAAGCAGCTAAATATATTCCTGAGGATGGCTACAAACAGTTTCTCACGGAAGATGGTTTGAAAGGGAAGCGAATAGGCATTGTTAAACATCCATTTGTGGAAATGATACATGGAGCTACCGAAAAATCAGCTTTTGAGCATCACCTAGATTTGTTAAG ACAAGAAGGAGCAATTCTGGTAGACAAACTGAGCATACTACATATTGAAGAGATCATGGATTCAAATAACAGCGGTGAAGCGTTGGTGATGATGGTTGAATTCAAGAGCTCAATCAATGCTTACCTGAAAGAGCTGATCACTTCTCCTGTCAGGTCATTGGCCGACATTATTGCTTTTAACGAACGCAACTCTGAGTTG GAAAAACTTGCTGAGTTTGACCAACATACTTTTATAGAAGCTGAGAAGAGAGACGGATatggagaagaagagaagaaagttATGGATAAGTTGAAGAACTTTTCACAAAATGGATTCGAGAAAATGATGAAGGATCACAAGCTTGATGCAATGGTCGTGCCTGGTTCACGTGCCTCTCCTGTTTTTGCAATAGGTGGCTACCCAGCAATAACTGTTCCAGCCGGGTATGaaagtgatggcatgccatttGGCATCTGTTTTGGAGGTTTGAAGGGTACTGAACCAAAGCTGATTGAAATTGCATATGCCTTTGAACAATCTAGCAAAGTTCGACGACCTCCTTCTGTAATTTAA
- the LOC109119323 gene encoding probable amidase At4g34880, whose amino-acid sequence MNVSALLTLTAISLFGWSYIDTCHAFSIKEASISDLQLAFIQNQLTSRQLVEFYLGEISRLNSVLKSVIELNPDALLEADRADRERNDAKESASSLSMLHGVPILLKDNIATKDKLNTTAGSFSLLGSVVPRDADVVKKLRRAGVIVLGKASLSEWAHTRALKAPNGWSPRGGQGRNPYVLSADPCGSSSGSAISVAANMVSVSLGTETRGSILCPASSNAVVGIKPTVGLTSRAGVIPVTPRQDTVGPIGRTVTDAVHVLDAIVGFDHNDAAATAAAAKFIPHGGYTRFLKVDGLNGKRIGIVRDPFFNFTNNPALAQAFEKHLQTLRLQGAVLVDNVKIANLETILDFNLSGEASAVLAEFKIALNVYLKELIDSPVRSLSDIIIFNRKNPQLEMLKEFGQDIFLAAESTNGIGETEIKALRNLSRLTRSGFVKLMNKYELDALVTAGSSVAAVLSIGGFPAISVPAAYDKRVPIGICFSGLKGSEPKLIEIAYGFEQATLIRKPPTFLP is encoded by the exons ATGAACGTTTCCGCATTACTTACTCTTACGGCTATCTCACTTTTTGGGTGGTCGTATATTGATACTTGCCATGCATTCTCGATCAAAGAAGCTAGCATTAGTGATCTTCAGCTTGCTTTTATCCAAAACCAGCTTACATCGAGACAGCTCGTGGAGTTCTACCTAGGAGAAATTTCACGGCTAAATTCCGTTCTCAAAAGTGTCATTGAG CTAAATCCCGATGCACTCCTGGAAGCTGACAGGGCTGACAGAGAGAGGAACGATGCAAAGGAGTCAGCAAGCTCTTTGTCAATGTTGCATGGTGTTCCAATCCTTCTTAAAGATAACATTGCAACAAAAGATAAGCTTAACACTACAGCTGGATCATTTTCATTACTGGGATCAGTGGTGCCCCGTGACGCAGATGTAGTGAAAAAACTGAGAAGAGCAGGTGTGATTGTACTAGGGAAAGCTAGCCTCAGCGAATGGGCTCACACTCGGGCGCTAAAGGCGCCCAATGGCTGGAGTCCTAGAGGTGGACAGGGAAGG AATCCTTATGTTCTCTCCGCAGACCCTTGTGGCTCGAGTAGTGGATCTGCAATATCAGTGGCAGCAAACATGGTATCTGTGTCATTAGGTACAGAGACCCGTGGTTCCATCTTATGCCCGGCCAGCTCAAATGCAGTTGTAGGCATCAAACCAACCGTTGGACTCACTAGCCGAGCAGGGGTGATCCCAGTTACACCTAGACAAGACACTGTTGG ACCAATTGGCAGAACAGTAACAGATGCTGTTCATGTTCTTGATGCCATTGTAGGCTTTGACCACAATGACGCAGCTGCAACTGCTGCAGCAGCTAAATTCATTCCTCATGGTGGTTATACTCGATTTCTGAAAGTAGATGGCCTTAATGGCAAGCGCATTGGAATAGTGAGAGACCCCTTCTTCAATTTCACTAATAATCCTGCCCTCGCTCAAGCTTTTGAGAAACATCTCCAAACACTCAG GCTACAAGGTGCAGTCTTGGTAGACAATGTGAAGATAGCCAACCTTGAGACAATTTTAGACTTCAATCTGAGTGGTGAAGCATCAGCAGTATTGGCTGAATTCAAGATAGCCTTAAATGTTTATCTAAAAGAGCTAATCGATTCCCCTGTTCGATCCTTATCAGATATAATAATCTTCAATCGAAAAAATCCCCAACTG GAGATGCTAAAGGAATTTGGTCAAGATATATTTTTGGCAGCTGAATCTACAAATGGAATTGGAGAAACAGAAATAAAAGCTTTGAGGAATTTATCAAGATTAACAAGAAGTGGATTTGTAAAGTTGATGAATAAGTATGAGTTGGATGCATTGGTGACTGCTGGCTCTAGTGTTGCTGCAGTTCTTTCAATAGGtggatttccagcaattagtgTGCCAGCTGCTTATGACAAAAGGGTGCCTATTGGCATTTGTTTTAGTGGGTTGAAAGGTTCAGAGCCTAAGTTAATTGAAATCGCCTATGGCTTTGAACAAGCAACTCTAATTAGAAAGCCTCCTACATTTTTGCCCTAA
- the LOC101257513 gene encoding dirigent protein 23: MKKIILLVIFANLFIWVAQAQDQTSWAKRVDTGKEVVTTLQFYFHDKLSGSNPSAVQIAQAARTNNSGTLFGSLLMIDDPLTIGPDPTSKLIGRARGLYGSAGQTDMGLIMAISYGFLDGIYQGSSFSLLSLNPVMNPVREMAIVGGTGLFRLARGYALAQTYSANPNGDAIVGYNVTIVTYV, from the coding sequence atgaaaaaaattattttgcttGTCATATTTGCGAACCTATTTATATGGGTGGCTCAAGCACAAGACCAAACGTCATGGGCTAAGAGAGTTGATACAGGCAAAGAGGTTGTTACAACTCTTCAATTCTACTTCCACGATAAACTCAGTGGATCAAACCCGAGTGCGGTTCAAATTGCACAAGCTGCTAGGACTAACAATTCGGGTACCTTATTTGGATCTTTGTTGATGATTGATGATCCACTTACTATTGGACCTGACCCAACTTCAAAGCTAATAGGTAGAGCCCGTGGACTATATGGGTCTGCTGGTCAAACTGATATGGGCCTTATCATGGCAATTAGTTATGGGTTCTTGGATGGTATCTATCAAGGGAGTTCATTTAGCCTATTGAGTTTGAACCCGGTAATGAACCCGGTTCGTGAGATGGCTATCGTTGGTGGGACCGGACTTTTTCGGTTGGCCCGTGGGTATGCTCTTGCTCAAACGTATTCGGCAAATCCTAATGGTGATGCAATTGTTGGCTACAATGTTACAATTGTCAcatatgtttga
- the LOC101257810 gene encoding dirigent protein 1: MEKHLVIGLISLLILLTIATADKSPKAVEKWFKNLPYAKTKTTKFHFYFHEIFGGDNQTAPIIAQANTTAQSPTFFGMLRMFDNPLTVGPDPNSKQVGRAQGIHGSPSLSELALFFDFNFVFTDGPYNGTTLSVMGRVAESQEYRELSIIGGSGIFRLANGVATAKTYFSNDSLVIVEYNLIIIHY, encoded by the coding sequence ATGGAGAAGCATTTAGTCATTGGATTAATAAGCTTGTTAATACTACTAACAATTGCCACAGCAGATAAAAGCCCAAAAGCAGTAGAAAAATGGTTCAAAAATCTCCCTTATGCAAAGACCAAAACCACCAAATTTCACTTCTACTTTCATGAAATTTTTGGAGGAGATAACCAAACAGCTCCTATAATTGCTCAAGCCAACACTACAGCTCAATCACCTACATTCTTTGGCATGTTGAGAATGTTCGACAACCCGTTGACTGTTGGGCCGGATCCTAATTCGAAACAAGTGGGCCGAGCCCAGGGAATCCATGGATCTCCATCATTGAGTGAGTTGGCCTTATTTTTCGACTTCAATTTTGTGTTCACTGATGGGCCTTATAATGGTACCACTTTGAGTGTGATGGGCCGGGTCGCTGAATCGCAAGAATACAGAGAATTGTCGATTATTGGTGGATCTGGAATTTTCCGGCTTGCTAACGGTGTTGCTACTGCGAAGACTTATTTTTCTAATGATAGCCTTGTTATTGTCGAGTATAATCTTATAATAATtcattattga
- the LOC101258108 gene encoding translocase of chloroplast 120, chloroplastic: MMENGEERFGKARMDDWNGVVDETVEVRPEDKVVVVSHVSKESEGDEVFEEAIEPESPGFAVEDVVASEGRNDDNSGDINSSIEDSSNSESRDNVENFEEAVEVLHEIQHANDESNQKTDVILKEEPSVEKESCHEIAAPDETEVVEKNIKVGKGKDDMSEVADLGAAIETETSVNWDERKDNSGEPTEFENGVFNHVNLGETQSDDAKKTISDQQDADEAKAGNNVLQNQVHSYKDALLHDEDNVDVIETSAVQPAGHQDTADVHNNVSDSSGSVLKDEGDTEWEGVLKSLDSDVKDEEQKDISPNDASTNGHHSESLNPSDELKEEAGPSPERINGYNMNEEQRDVERTVPSPELVNGSNKDEEQQIDGVKAVHSPEPVNGSNKDEEQQIDGVKAISPEPVNGSNKVEGQQLDGEKAVCSPEPINCTNKDEQQIDDQDNDSVSILQGGHFPLKAEVTEKESTGPELMGDASDHQGLKLNESPTMEPGNLNDRTNEQKDVSVSDSSASLNHSGISVRGKVTADDEMSKSSEALPSDNNEKVSKVSQDAVVGVDKVVEKESVDKVIEKEPVSVVVKDLKQSVPRVRESEARSATEHPSSSNASATRIPAPAGLGRAAPLLEPAPRVVQQPRVNGTASPVQNQLVEESTNGEADEYDETREKLQMIRVKFLRLAHRNGQTPHNVVVAQVLYRLGLAEQLRGRSGGRVGAFSFDRASAMAEQLEAAGQEPLDFSCTIMVLGKTGVGKSATINSIFDEVKFDTDAFQVGTKKVQDVVGTVQGIKVRVIDTPGLLPSWSDQRQNEKILHSVKRFIKKTPPDIVLYLDRLDMQSRDNGDMPLLRTITEIFGPSIWFNAIVVLTHAASAPPEGPNGTVTSYDMFVTQRSHVVQQAIRQAAGDMRLMNPVSLVENHSACRTNRAGQRVLPNGQVWRPHLLLLSFASKILAEANTLLKLQDSSAPGQPYATRTRSPPLPFLLSSLLQSRPQVKLPAEQFDDDDDALDDDLDESSESEDESEYDQLPPFKRLTKAQLAKLSKEQKKAYNDELEYREKLFMKKQLKEERKRRKMMKKMQAAAESLPPTDPSENVDEETGGASSVPVPMPDLALPASFDSDNPTHRYRYLDSSNQWLVRPVLEPNGWDHDVGYEGINVERLFVVKDKIPISLSSQVSKDKKDTNLQMEIASSVKHGHGKATSLGFDMQSVGKDLAYTLRSETRFCNYRKNKATAGLSVTLLGDVMTGGVKIEDRLTFNRRGSLVVSGGAMFGRGDAAYGGSLEATLRDKDHPLGRFLSTLGLSVMDWHGDLAIGCNSQTQIPIGRYTNLIGRVNINNKGSGQVSIRLNSSEQLQIALISLIPLVRKLISYSQPAQYG, from the coding sequence ATGATGGAAAATGGGGAGGAAAGATTTGGCAAGGCCCGAATGGACGACTGGAATGGTGTAGTAGATGAAACTGTTGAAGTGCGCCCGGAGGATAAGGTAGTTGTGGTGTCACATGTATCAAAGGAATCGGAAGGGGATGAAGTATTTGAGGAGGCAATAGAGCCAGAATCTCCTGGTTTTGCTGTTGAGGATGTAGTTGCTAGTGAGGGAAGAAATGATGATAACTCTGGGGATATTAATAGTTCTATTGAGGACAGTAGCAACTCTGAGTCAAGGGACAATGTTGAGAACTTTGAGGAAGCAGTTGAAGTTTTACATGAGATACAGCATGCCAATGATGAGTCTAATCAGAAGACAGATGTTATCTTGAAAGAGGAGCCTTCAGTTGAGAAGGAAAGTTGTCATGAAATCGCTGCACCGGATGAAACAGAAGTGGTTGAGAAGAATATCAAAGTAGGGAAGGGCAAAGATGACATGTCTGAGGTTGCAGATCTGGGTGCTGCTATAGAAACTGAAACTTCAGTGAATTGGGATGAAAGGAAAGATAATTCTGGCGAACCAACTGAATTTGAGAATGGAGTTTTCAATCATGTGAACTTGGGAGAAACTCAAAGTGATGATGCAAAGAAAACAATTTCTGATCAACAGGATGCCGATGAAGCGAAAGCGGGTAATAATGTTCTGCAGAACCAGGTTCATTCATACAAAGATGCATTGCTGCATGATGAAGATAATGTTGATGTCATTGAAACATCTGCTGTTCAGCCTGCTGGACATCAGGACACTGCTGACGTCCACAACAATGTCTCAGATAGTTCTGGCTCTGTGCTGAAAGATGAAGGAGATACCGAATGGGAAGGAGTGCTTAAATCTCTGGATTCTGATGTTAAGGATGAAGAGCAGAAAGATATTTCTCCTAATGATGCTTCCACAAATGGTCACCACAGTGAAAGCTTGAACCCAAGTGATGAACTCAAAGAAGAAGCAGGGCCTAGTCCAGAAAGGATTAACGGTTATAATATGAATGAAGAGCAGAGAGATGTAGAAAGAACAGTGCCTAGTCCAGAACTAGTTAACGGTAGTAACAAGGATGAGGAGCAGCAGATAGATGGAGTAAAAGCAGTGCATAGTCCAGAACCCGTTAATGGAAGTAATAAGGATGAAGAGCAGCAGATAGATGGAGTAAAAGCCATTAGTCCAGAACCAGTCAACGGTAGTAATAAAGTTGAAGGGCAGCAGTTAGATGGAGAAAAGGCCGTGTGTAGTCCAGAACCAATTAACTGTACTAATAAGGATGAACAGCAGATAGATGATCAAGACAACGACTCTGTTTCTATTCTACAAGGAGGTCACTTCCCCTTAAAGGCAGAAGTGACAGAAAAAGAATCAACTGGTCCAGAACTAATGGGTGATGCTTCTGATCATCAAGGACTGAAATTAAATGAGTCCCCTACTATGGAACCAGGAAATTTGAATGACAGGACCAATGAGCAGAAAGATGTTTCGGTTTCTGACTCTTCAGCTTCTTTGAACCATTCCGGAATTTCAGTTAGGGGTAAAGTGACTGCAGATGATGAAATGTCTAAATCATCAGAAGCATTGCCCTCTGACAATAATGAAAAGGTCTCGAAGGTTTCTCAAGATGCAGTTGTTGGAGTTGATAAAGTTGTAGAGAAGGAATCGGTTGATAAAGTCATAGAGAAGGAACCGGTGTCAGTTGTTGTAAAGGACCTGAAGCAAAGTGTTCCTAGGGTTAGGGAATCTGAAGCCAGATCTGCAACGGAGCATCCATCATCTTCCAATGCATCTGCAACTCGGATACCGGCACCTGCCGGCCTTGGTCGTGCTGCCCCACTATTGGAACCTGCTCCCCGAGTGGTTCAGCAGCCTCGTGTAAATGGAACAGCATCTCCAGTACAAAACCAGCTTGTTGAAGAATCTACAAATGGAGAGGCTGATGAATATGATGAGACACGTGAGAAGCTCCAGATGATAAGAGTCAAGTTTTTGCGTCTAGCTCATCGGAATGGACAGACTCCACATAATGTGGTTGTTGCCCAAGTCTTGTATAGATTGGGATTGGCTGAACAGCTACGGGGGAGAAGTGGAGGTCGTGTTGGTGCTTTTAGTTTTGATCGTGCAAGTGCTATGGCTGAGCAACTCGAGGCAGCTGGACAAGAACCCCTGGACTTCTCTTGCACAATAATGGTTCTTGGAAAAACTGGTGTTGGTAAAAGTGCAACCATAAATTCGATATTTGATGAAGTTAAGTTTGACACTGATGCTTTCCAGGTAGGGACAAAAAAGGTTCAGGATGTTGTTGGCACTGTGCAGGGAATCAAGGTTCGGGTGATTGACACTCCTGGGCTTCTTCCTTCCTGGTCAGACCAGCGCCAGAATGAGAAGATCCTTCATTCTGTCAAACGGTTTATTAAGAAGACACCCCCAGATATTGTTCTGTATCTTGACAGGTTGGATATGCAGAGCAGAGATAATGGTGATATGCCATTGTTGAGGACAATTACTGAAATTTTTGGACCATCAATATGGTTTAATGCCATAGTTGTTCTGACACATGCTGCGTCTGCTCCACCTGAAGGCCCCAATGGTACTGTAACAAGCTATGACATGTTTGTAACTCAGCGCTCTCATGTTGTCCAGCAAGCTATACGTCAGGCTGCTGGAGATATGCGCCTTATGAATCCTGTTTCGCTAGTTGAGAATCACTCAGCATGCAGGACTAACAGGGCTGGACAGAGGGTGCTGCCTAATGGACAGGTTTGGAGGCCTCACTTGTTACTTCTGTCATTTGCATCAAAAATTTTGGCTGAAGCAAACACATTGCTTAAATTACAAGATAGTAGCGCACCAGGACAGCCTTATGCCACTAGAACAAGATCCCCTCCTTTACCTTTCCTATTGTCATCCCTTCTACAGTCAAGGCCACAGGTTAAACTACCAGCAGAGcaatttgatgatgatgatgacgctTTAGATGATGATCTGGATGAGTCTTCAGAGTCAGAAGATGAATCAGAATATGATCAACTGCCACCTTTCAAGCGCTTGACCAAAGCACAGCTGGCAAAGTTGTCCAAAGAGCAGAAGAAGGCCTACAATGATGAGTTAGAATACAGGGAAAAGCTTTTTATGAAAAAGCAGTTGAAGGAAGAGAGGAAGAGGcggaagatgatgaagaaaatGCAAGCTGCGGCTGAAAGTTTACCACCAACTGATCCCAGCGAAAATGTAGATGAAGAGACTGGTGGTGCATCATCAGTGCCAGTACCCATGCCAGACTTGGCGTTACCTGCTTCATTTGATTCTGATAATCCAACTCATAGATATCGATATCTGGATTCTTCAAATCAGTGGCTTGTGAGGCCTGTTCTAGAACCCAACGGCTGGGACCATGATGTTGGTTATGAGGGCATCAACGTAGAAAGATTGTTTGTTGTCAAAGACAAGATCCCTATATCTCTGTCCAGTCAGGTTTCAAAGGACAAAAAGGACACCAATCTTCAAATGGAAATTGCAAGTTCAGTGAAGCATGGGCATGGAAAAGCAACTTCTTTAGGTTTTGATATGCAGTCAGTTGGTAAAGACCTAGCTTATACTCTTCGCAGTGAGACCAGATTCTGCAATTATAGGAAGAATAAGGCGACAGCTGGTCTTTCAGTAACTCTCTTAGGTGACGTCATGACAGGTGGGGTGAAAATTGAGGACAGGTTAACTTTTAATAGACGGGGATCTTTGGTTGTGTCTGGGGGAGCCATGTTTGGCCGTGGTGATGCTGCTTATGGTGGTAGTTTGGAAGCGACATTGCGAGACAAAGACCATCCTCTTGGTCGTTTCCTCTCAACCTTGGGCCTCTCGGTTATGGACTGGCATGGAGATCTTGCTATCGGATGCAATTCACAAACACAGATACCTATTGGACGATACACAAACTTGATTGGCCGTGTCAACATTAACAATAAAGGATCTGGACAAGTCAGTATCCGTTTGAACAGCTCAGAACAGCTTCAGATTGCTTTGATAAGCTTAATTCCACTTGTCAGAAAGCTGATTAGCTACTCTCAACCAGCACAATAtggatga